One genomic region from Methanonatronarchaeum thermophilum encodes:
- a CDS encoding AmiS/UreI family transporter produces the protein MTDPNILGLGLLYVGAVLFVNALYILDYASPRDTAILNLFTGSLTFLNAIYLAFILESTFPAAQTLLFSFTYLWLFIVFWYEWTDMRALGWYCLFVAITAIPTGIYTYTIDNLEILGIIWQTWAYLWFIFFLYMALELKIKKITAWSTMAIAIITGIYAYYTLAITGAPI, from the coding sequence ATGACAGATCCAAACATACTGGGATTAGGACTACTATACGTAGGAGCAGTCCTATTTGTAAACGCACTATACATCCTAGATTACGCTTCACCACGAGACACAGCAATCCTAAACCTATTCACAGGAAGCTTAACCTTCCTAAACGCCATCTACCTAGCATTCATCCTAGAATCAACATTCCCAGCAGCCCAAACACTACTATTCTCATTCACATACCTATGGCTCTTCATAGTATTCTGGTACGAATGGACAGACATGAGAGCCCTAGGATGGTACTGCCTATTCGTAGCAATAACAGCCATCCCAACCGGGATATACACATACACAATAGACAATCTAGAAATCCTGGGAATAATATGGCAAACATGGGCATACCTATGGTTCATATTCTTCCTATACATGGCGCTCGAACTCAAAATAAAAAAAATAACAGCATGGTCAACCATGGCCATAGCAATAATAACCGGCATATACGCCTACTACACACTAGCAATAACCGGAGCCCCCATCTAA